The Papaver somniferum cultivar HN1 chromosome 3, ASM357369v1, whole genome shotgun sequence genome includes a region encoding these proteins:
- the LOC113362258 gene encoding uncharacterized protein LOC113362258, with product PNMKEVVRTEVLKLLDAGIIYPISDSKWVSPFVFDDACLEAFEKLKSLLTTAPIVQAPNWNLPFEIMCDASDYAIGVVLGQRENKLLHVIYYTKFSPDIRDKKGAENVVADHLSRLVVSSPDDSLPIRDSFPDEQLFFVTQLPWYANIVNYLVTGRMPQHWGKQDRSRFLAEVKHFFWDDPYLFKYCPDQIIRRCIPESDQSSIISFCHDHAFAVDYVSKWIEAVACKTNDHRVVIEFLKENILTRFGTPRAIISDGGSHFCNGPFRLLMKKYGITHKVATPYHPQTS from the exons cccaatatgaaagaagtagttcgaactgaggttcttaagctattagatgcaggcattatctaccctatttcagacagtaagtgggtcagcccc tttgtctttgatgatgcttgtttagaggcttttgagaagcttaagtcattactcactaccgcccccatagtccaggcacccaactggaacctaccctttgagatcatgtgtgatgcttcagattatgctattggtgttgtgctaggtcagcgagaaaataagttacttcatgtgatttactat acaa agttttctccagacattagagacaaaaagggtgccgaaaatgttgtagcagatcacttgtctaggctagttgttagttccccagatgattcccttcctataagggatagctttcctgatgaacaattgttctttgttacccaattaccttggtatgcgaatatagtgaactatcttgttactggtcgaatgccccaacattggggtaaacaagatcgttctagatttttagccgaggttaagcacttcttttgggatgatccttatttgtttaagtattgtccagaccagattattaggagatgtatacctgagagtgaccagtccagtattatttccttttgtcatgatcatgctt tcgctgtagactatgtctctaagtggattgaagcggttgcgtgtaaaaccaatgaccatagggttgtgatagagttcttgaaagaaaatatacttacacgttttggtacaccgcgagctataattagtgatggagggtcgcacttttgtaatggaccttttaggcttttaatgaagaaatatggtattactcataaggtagctaccccgtatcatccacagactagt